The genomic DNA attcaatttcctacaaagtctaaacgaaatatatattttcaagtagTTAGAAGTGAGATATGACATTTTCCATCtgataataacaaacaaatagaaaactgtaagagACAGAGGATTTCccaatacaattaaagagaaatttTCTTAGAAGTTGTGTAAATACCCAGCTTTCAGAAaatcaagcgaaaaaaaattcttatttttgacccaccctaatgtctacctacatatgtaaatactcgAGTACATACGAATTatcgtataaatatttaaaaaacaagctCGAAACgtattaaattataaacaaacaatGACGTATGTTGATTTGATTTATAGTTGTTGCAATTTCAATTCCAATGCGGTAATTTGAGTGCAAATATTATGTTTAACTTCTCCGAGAATATCAATATATCAGCGAGGTGTGTGGTAGCTTATAAAACTTGAACAGAATATGTTGACAGggcaatttattaaatatgtgcataaaaatatctgagtaaaatatttttgtttgtggacTGTACTccacttaataaaatttatgatttaaaaatcTCAATActacaataaatgaaaataaataaaaatttatatgtcgttgtatgcaaattttataaattatattatgtaCTCGTATTCACCTGATCGCTGGTTTCACTTGTTCGattatttaattgtttgctttgtttttattaaatcaacAGCAATGACAGCGTCAATTACAGCGTTACAATTACATCGAGCCATAGATTACATATGGACATGTACCATGTGTATTTCTACAGAAAGTGAATTTATTGCGAGCTTTTTgcattacaagtatataatttaataattttatattttatagggtggctgattatttgtattgaaattacacttaaaaaaataataaatataatttaaaaatatataatcaagTTTATATTCAATTAACTAATTAATGACTAGATAACCACTGACTTCTTTCACTTGCAGTTACTTGATTCGACTACCATAAACGGAACAAATTTGCTCGCAAAATGGTCAAGGCCGAGAGCATACAGTATGACGATAATCAAGTGCCCTATATCGATTTGGGTACAGCGACTATACGTATGGAGAAAGAAGAAGCACCAGAATGGGCTTTGGAGAAGGCGCGTCAAGAATTACGCGAGTTGCCGGAAATAATGGAACCAGCTATCAAAAAGCTACGCGAGTTAATTGAAGGTAAGTGTGAAAGCTTCTTTGCatttagctttatttttttaaatttctatgaaAGCTTTActattaaacaattttagaatgttcaattgaaaatattaatacagtgaataaaaacttttgaaagtTCAAGTGAAAGTTTAAATGAAACAATTGGATAACTTAGAAAGCAACAATAGAAgcaattcatttttttaaactttggtGAAAGCTTTGATGTAATATGAGATGTGTTTACataatatgcaataaaaaatgcaagaaatttgtatcaaaacttttataatGCTCATTTTCGAAGAATTGAGTGTGTAAATTTGGGTGAACActctgttttaaaaaaaattgttctacccaaattaacaaaaaaaaaatagtttttgaagcACGTTGAAAAACAAATGTGTTATATAATAACTTTGAAAGCTTATAAgtatacattaattattttgtcacatttttcatattataacaGAGGAAAAGCACTTGAAGCTGCCTTTGGATGACGAATACATGAAAATGTTCCTGCGTCCATGCCATTACTATCCAGAATCGGCGATAAAAAGAGTAAGTGAGGGCGAACATGACATCTAATTTTGACATTGTATACCTAagccaatatttttatacaacattTCTAAATATTACTATCTTTTATTAACAGCTCAAAAACTTTTATCACATGAAATCAAAATATGGCGCCCCCTGTGAGAATATCGTCCCTAGTAAGTTGCGTAATGTTTTTGAAGAGGACATTTTAGCGCTATTTCCAAACAGAGATCAACATGGACGTCGAATTCTCGCTATTGAAGCAGGAAGTGAGTAAAACAAACAAGATTAGCAGGGTttcgaattatatatatacatattaataaattgtACTCGATTGCcatatttctttataatatGAGATTTGAATGAATCGTTAGAATAAATATGAGAACAATTAACCGCGTATTTTAGTCTTATATAAGTAGTAGCTCGGGGCCTTTGACCGTCCCGATAAAGGTGCTTATAAACAGAGAAAGATAGACAATTTGAGGGCATTAAATTACTGTTTTTGGAGCCGTCCGTCttaaactaaataattaatatttttctttttacagAGAAATGGAAACCCTCTCGTGCCCCATTGGTCGATCTCTTCCGCACCATACAACTGACAGTAAGTTTCATAACATATCTTATTTCAAATATTGATCTTAAAATATACGCTTTCATATCTCCTACTAGGTCTTGGGCTCCATGGCTGAACCACTTTCACAAATCTGTGGCGCTATAGTAATTATCGATATGGAGGGCCTACCCATGAGTCATGTTATGCAATTTACACCATCCTTTGCCGCCATGCTGCTGGATTATGTACAAGAATGCATTTGTATGCGTCTCAAGGCGG from Bactrocera oleae isolate idBacOlea1 chromosome 3, idBacOlea1, whole genome shotgun sequence includes the following:
- the LOC106616744 gene encoding alpha-tocopherol transfer protein-like; the encoded protein is MVKAESIQYDDNQVPYIDLGTATIRMEKEEAPEWALEKARQELRELPEIMEPAIKKLRELIEEEKHLKLPLDDEYMKMFLRPCHYYPESAIKRLKNFYHMKSKYGAPCENIVPSKLRNVFEEDILALFPNRDQHGRRILAIEAGKKWKPSRAPLVDLFRTIQLTVLGSMAEPLSQICGAIVIIDMEGLPMSHVMQFTPSFAAMLLDYVQECICMRLKAVHIVNNSYIFNMLFAIFKPFIREKLRKRIFFHGRDWKSLTSHVDKNALPVKYGGTGTWELPSGKLLGDFFECYSADYELADTYGFTEDYKKKK